The genomic segment TACAATGCTTGAAAGAATAAATAAACTAAAACAAATGAGGCTGCTCAGTAAAATATCATCATAAAAAAAGAATAAATTCAGAGTAATAGCTGAAACACAAACGACATTAAGCCATGATAAAACAGCGAATTGATTAAATCGTTTCGTTAACTTACTACAGATATACGGCAATAAAAGACCCAACACAACATACATAAGTGCGATTCGAATCGAAACAGGATTGACTCCCAATAATAAACGCAATACTGAAATCAAAAAAGCTGTTGGAATAGAAACTGTAGGTCCAAAATAGTAAACCAACAAAATTAAAATAATATGTCTAAAATCTATTATCGCTTCTTTAGGCAAGTTAACCGAAAAAAGCATTAAAATAAAATTTGTCATACTAGCTATTCCAATCATTATCAACTTTTTCTGCAGGTTAAGTGTATATTTTTTTTCTTTTGGAATCAATTTAACAAATATATAAGATGCTGTACAGAGAATCGAAATATTGGCAATAACACTCAAGAAAACAGATGACAGCATAAAAAAACTCCTTCCATCAGCCAGTCACAGAGAATAATAAAGTAAAGAAATTCAGTAATTACTTAACAACACTTTTTTATATTTTTTGAAGGTTTTCCAAAATAGTAACCTTGCTGGATCAAAATTCCTTGTTCTTTCAATTCATCACTTGTTACTTGATCTTCAATACCTTCCACGATAAAAACGAGATGATAGTCTTCAGAAAATTGTTGCCACGCATTCAAGAAAAGATGCAAGGTTTCTTCATTTAAATCTTTTTTAGCACATTTTACAATTGAAAATTTAATCTGATCTAGATAAGGAACATATTTTAAGACCTCATCTAAAGAATTCATACCTGAACCAACATCGTCCAATGCAATACAATAACCTTTTGCCTTGATTGATGCAAAAATAGAGTGGAATTTCTTATCAAACGTTAAAGAATCAATAGGTTCAATTGAAGCAGCAAATAATGGGGCATCTTCTGTTATTTCGATGATCAATTGTTTAGCATAGGACTGCATGTTAGTGAAAAAAATATGGGTCTCCGGGTAAAATAATTGTTTTGGTGCAAAATT from the Carnobacterium inhibens subsp. inhibens DSM 13024 genome contains:
- a CDS encoding EAL domain-containing protein; translation: MDEFQLHFQPKFDVRNNRIVGYEILLRNKEQNPYYPAVKMENIIHNKEEHKSFLVWFQEELVQLLKSFPTVQFSINFAPKQLFYPETHIFFTNMQSYAKQLIIEITEDAPLFAASIEPIDSLTFDKKFHSIFASIKAKGYCIALDDVGSGMNSLDEVLKYVPYLDQIKFSIVKCAKKDLNEETLHLFLNAWQQFSEDYHLVFIVEGIEDQVTSDELKEQGILIQQGYYFGKPSKNIKKCC